Part of the Nitrospinota bacterium genome, ACCCAGTATTGCTAATATACCAACCAGACCTATTATATATTCAGATTGAGTAATATAGAGAGCCATCAGTACAGGGATAAAGCCTTTAAGGAAATCTCCAGTTAGAGTTAAGATGCCGGCTTTTTTACCAACTGTTCTTAATACATTTGTAGCACCGATATTTCCACTTCCGTGATTTCTTACATTAATCTTTTCTCTCTTTGCTATTAAATAGCCAAAAGGTATGGATCCCAGTAAATAAGAAAATAAAAATAATAAGATGATTTTAAACATTTATCAGTTTTATTATTTGAGATCTTTTGAGGTTAAGAATTTCAAAAAGTAATCTATTCCTGAGATTAAGCTGATAAGCATGGCTGCCCACAAAACTATCATTCCTATAAAGTGAAAGTTTATAAAGAAGAGTTTGTAATTGAGTATTAAAAAGATAATGGCTATAACTTGGAATGACATTTTGTATTTTCCGAGTTGACTTGATGGTATTACAATACCTTCAGAAGCCTTTATTGCTCTGAGCCCTGTCACTACAAGTTCTCTTCCGATTAACACGACAGCCATCCAGGCAGGCACTCTATTTAATGCCACCAGAGGGATTAAGGCCGAAATTATTAAGAGCTTGTCTGCAATAGGGTCTAACAATTTTCCTAGATTTGTAACTTGATTAGTGCTACGAGCCAGGTGACCATCTAACCAATCTGTAAATATTGCAAGAGTGAATATCAACATTGCTAAGAATGAGGTTAACTTGGAGGGTGTTATTAAAAAAACCACAAGAAGAGGAACTAAAAATATTCTTACCAGAGTTATTTTATTGGGAAGATTCATTTTGTTTTATTTATGTTTAAAAAATCTGAAAAAAAAGAGTTATTAAAACTGTTTGCCTAATGGACTATTCTTAAATAACGTTTTGTTAAATTATAAAATAAAAAAAGCCATAAATACATATTTTTTAATAAGATTAACAAAAAAAGTAATAAAAAACAAGACTTAAAATAATCTTAAGTTAATAGGATAAGTTAGTTTAAATTGAAGTTTGTATAACATCTTTTGTAGATTTAATTTTGGTATAATTCTTCAAATTTAAACTGATATGCAAAGGAGAAAAAAGAAGTGTATCCGTTTTAAGTTTATCAAAGAGATCGTAAAAGCTTCGGAGGATTTAAGAAGAGGAAATGATTATTATGTCTGAAGGAGGAGATTTAATTTAAATAGTCTTTTAAGGCCCTCGTCTTTTTTCGAGCTAATAATCTAGACTTTGCCCTTTTTTCAATCTGTCTAATCCGTTCTCTGGATAAATTCATCATTTTACCTATCTGTTCTAAGGTATAAGGTTTACCTTCGAACCCGAATCTTAATCTCAGAATTTTTTCCTCCCTCTCGGGTAGCTCCTTTAAAAGCTCCTCGATTTCCCGAGACAGAGAAGATTTTATCAGACTATCCTCGATGGAAGAAGTATTAGAAGACTCCATGAGCTCTATGTAGCTGGTATCTT contains:
- the pgsA gene encoding CDP-diacylglycerol--glycerol-3-phosphate 3-phosphatidyltransferase; translation: MNLPNKITLVRIFLVPLLVVFLITPSKLTSFLAMLIFTLAIFTDWLDGHLARSTNQVTNLGKLLDPIADKLLIISALIPLVALNRVPAWMAVVLIGRELVVTGLRAIKASEGIVIPSSQLGKYKMSFQVIAIIFLILNYKLFFINFHFIGMIVLWAAMLISLISGIDYFLKFLTSKDLK